One part of the Dehalococcoidia bacterium genome encodes these proteins:
- a CDS encoding phosphoesterase, whose translation MRARTSSRGRRNGANGRSWAATQLSRRHLLSGALALATAGVLRGGSDDPALARSHERTPRRPLASADTIVVQWNNAALQAIRATKPGPPMVARALAILHTCIYDAWALYDPVAVGTRFGAEMRRPAADRTLTQKAEALSYAARHALSDLFPSEASRFDDLLTNLGYDPAAVVPSIERPSGLGTLCAQAVLDFRHGDGANQTGSLRAGGYADYTGYMPVNTPDIVSDPNRWQPLRVPDGQGGFSVQQYIGPQWGLVTPFALTSGAQFRPVEGPATYGTARYRDQVDQMLAYSANLTDEQKVIAEYWADGPSSELPPGHWCLFGQFVSRRVGHDLDADVQLFFALANAVFDAGIAAWDAKRAYDSVRPVTAIRYLYSGQAVRAWGGPGQGTQTIDGGVWQPYQAATVVTPPFPEFISGHSTFSAAADEVLQRSMGSDAFGASVTVPAGHSRFEPGLVPAQDVTLDWETFSAAADQAGLSRRYGGIHFEQGDLVGRAIGRLVGAQVWDRAQAYLSGAG comes from the coding sequence ATGCGCGCGCGGACGAGCAGCAGGGGCCGGCGGAACGGGGCGAACGGTCGCTCCTGGGCCGCCACACAGCTCAGTCGGCGGCACCTGCTGAGCGGGGCGCTGGCCCTCGCCACCGCCGGCGTGCTCCGTGGGGGTTCCGACGATCCCGCGCTGGCCCGGTCCCACGAGCGCACGCCCCGCCGGCCGCTGGCCAGCGCCGACACGATCGTAGTGCAGTGGAACAACGCGGCCCTTCAGGCCATTCGTGCCACGAAGCCCGGCCCGCCGATGGTCGCGCGGGCCCTGGCGATCCTCCACACTTGCATCTACGACGCCTGGGCCCTCTACGACCCCGTCGCGGTCGGTACGCGCTTCGGTGCCGAGATGCGCCGCCCGGCGGCCGACCGCACTCTCACGCAGAAGGCCGAGGCGCTGAGCTACGCCGCCCGCCACGCCCTGAGCGATCTATTCCCGTCTGAAGCGTCACGCTTCGACGATCTGCTGACAAACCTGGGTTACGATCCGGCGGCGGTGGTCCCCTCGATCGAGCGCCCCAGCGGCCTCGGCACGCTCTGTGCTCAGGCGGTGCTCGACTTCCGCCACGGCGATGGCGCCAACCAGACCGGCAGCCTCCGTGCCGGCGGCTACGCCGACTACACCGGCTACATGCCGGTCAACACCCCAGATATCGTCAGCGACCCGAACCGCTGGCAGCCGCTGCGCGTGCCCGATGGGCAGGGCGGGTTCAGCGTGCAGCAGTACATCGGCCCGCAGTGGGGGTTGGTGACACCCTTCGCCCTGACGAGTGGGGCGCAGTTCCGCCCCGTGGAGGGTCCAGCGACCTACGGCACGGCGCGCTACCGGGACCAGGTGGACCAGATGCTGGCGTACAGCGCCAACCTGACCGACGAGCAGAAGGTCATCGCCGAGTACTGGGCGGATGGTCCCTCATCTGAGTTGCCGCCCGGCCACTGGTGCCTGTTCGGCCAGTTCGTCTCGCGCCGCGTTGGGCACGACCTCGATGCGGACGTGCAGCTGTTCTTCGCCCTCGCCAACGCCGTGTTCGACGCCGGCATCGCCGCCTGGGACGCCAAGCGCGCCTATGACTCTGTCCGGCCGGTGACGGCGATTCGTTACCTGTATAGCGGGCAGGCGGTGCGCGCCTGGGGTGGTCCCGGTCAGGGGACGCAGACGATTGATGGCGGGGTATGGCAGCCCTACCAGGCGGCGACAGTCGTGACCCCGCCGTTCCCAGAGTTTATCTCCGGTCACAGCACCTTCAGCGCCGCGGCCGACGAGGTACTCCAGCGCTCTATGGGGAGCGATGCCTTTGGCGCGTCCGTGACGGTGCCGGCGGGGCACTCCCGCTTCGAGCCGGGGCTGGTGCCGGCACAAGACGTCACCCTCGACTGGGAGACGTTCTCGGCGGCGGCGGATCAGGCAGGGCTGTCGCGGCGCTACGGGGGCATCCACTTCGAGCAGGGCGATCTGGTGGGCCGGGCGATCGGGCGGCTGGTGGGGGCGCAGGTGTGGGACCGTGCGCAGGCCTATCTCAGCGGCGCTGGATAG